The sequence CAACTTCCTTAATATCTTTTGAATAGAAACCTAACATAACTTTATCTAACTGAGTATAGAGAATACTTGCATTAGATATACATACCATTGTCAATAGAGAAAATAGATGTTGTCTTATTTTTAAATTTTTAAAAGTTATTTTCACATATTTTCGGATATAAATAATATAAATATAACTTATAATATTATTTAAAAATATAAAAAAACCTATATTAAAAAGATACTTATTATAGTCTGTTGGTTTCTTTATAACAACTATAATTGCTATTAAATTTAATACCTTAACTAAAATACTTTTTAGAGATATAAATTGATAATTTTCAAGTGCTTCATTTACCCATTCTACAAAGCAAAAATATGATAAAACTTGCAAAGAACAAATTAGAAGCATTTTTTTCATTAAAACATTATTATTAAAAATTATATATATATATATAAGATAAGATAAAAATACTAATAATACACTCATAAAAACAAGTATAAATAATTCTGAAAAAATACGATTCCTTTCTTCTAAATTATCTCTAACTTTACTGATTTCACGTAGTCCATATTTTTCCACACCAAAGCCCACAAAAATAAAAAAATAACTTGTAATTGACAATGAAAATTCAATTTTTCCCATTATTTCTGGTGAAAAAATTCTATATATATATGGAATTGTTATTATTGGAATTATTATCTTTAATAAATCAACAACTGATTTATAGAGAAAGTTTTTTAAAATTTTTTGTTCACTCAAATTTATTTACCTCATTATTTGTTATTTATAATAAAAATTCTTTTTTTAATATAGAAAAAATATAGGAATCCATGAATTTTCCATTATAAAAATAACTTTCTCTTAAGGTTCCATCAATATTCATTCCCAATTTTTTATATAGTGCTATTTTCTTTTCATCTATAGTGTAAATTTCTGTCCATATTCTATTAAGTCTCAATTCAGTGAAAGCATATTTAAATAAAATTTCACAACTTTCTTCAGCAAGACCAGTATCATCAATATAACAATCATTTTTTCCTATATAAAGAGATAAATCAGCATTTCCATTTACCCAATTAATATAACATAACCCACAAACTCCTATTAGTTTATTAGTTTCTAACTCAATAATCCCAAACATTAAAGTTGAGTCATCCTTAATAACTTTCGAAAAAAACCATTCTTTTTGTTGAGACATATTAAGTTCTCTATATTCTCTAAAATATTGTCTATACTCTGATTTATTTCTCCAATCTAATAAAACTTTTAAATCAGCTTCTTCTATAGCAGAAAGTCCTACTTTTTTTCCTTTTAGCATTTACTCTACATCCTTCCAAGTTAAATATGAATCTGACTCAATATTCTTTGTTAACTTTTTCCCTAATAGTAAATCTATTTCATATGGTTGAATACCATCTATTTTAATTGGTCTTAAAGCTATTAAATCTTCTCTTGATAAAATATGACCAGCCTTAAGAGATTTTGTAATATAGATGCCTCTTCTTTGAACCATAGCAGTATCTTCTTCATTTTTTTCTATTCTTTTTATTCCATCACCTAATGAATAATATAATTCCAATGAGGCATCTACCATTTCTCTCCAAGTTTTTGGATTCATTGCAAATTTATGATCTGGTCCTTCTCTATCATTATCATCTGTAAAATGCTTTTCTATTACAACTGCACCTAAAGCAATTGCACCTAATACTGTAGCAAAACCTTTAGTATGATCTGATAGCCCAAGAATAGCATTAGGATATTTTTCTTCATATTTTTTTAAAACATTTAAGTTTATATATTTAAAGTTTTCTGTAGAGGCTGTATAGTTTGTATTACATTGCATTAATACAATATTTTGATTTTCTTTTAGAATATCCATAGCTCTATCTACATCTTCCATAGATGAAGCCCCTGTAGCTAATAAAATAGGTTTATTTTTTGAAAGAATATATTTTAAAATCTCTGTCCATGTTATATCTCCAGAACCAATTTTATATGCATTTACATATGGATCTACTAAATCAACAGAAGCATAATCATATGGACTTGTCATATATTCAATTCCAACTTCATCACATTTTCTTTTTAGTAATTCAGTCCAATCAGGATTTATTGAAGCATCTTTATATACTTCATAAACACTTTTTTT is a genomic window of Fusobacterium nucleatum containing:
- a CDS encoding oligosaccharide flippase family protein, which codes for MSEQKILKNFLYKSVVDLLKIIIPIITIPYIYRIFSPEIMGKIEFSLSITSYFFIFVGFGVEKYGLREISKVRDNLEERNRIFSELFILVFMSVLLVFLSYLIYIYIIFNNNVLMKKMLLICSLQVLSYFCFVEWVNEALENYQFISLKSILVKVLNLIAIIVVIKKPTDYNKYLFNIGFFIFLNNIISYIYIIYIRKYVKITFKNLKIRQHLFSLLTMVCISNASILYTQLDKVMLGFYSKDIKEVAYYGISQRIMSILVVVVTSLISVSMPKLSYYLGNNSKENYKKLLEGLFPYIYMIIFPVVIGIIIMSDGITFILAGKEYIGAKFTLIIFSIRLLIITTESIISNQILFLHRKEKIIVSFFLLFGIFNFILKIILIHFKLFTSETAILTTSLVEMFLLFTEYYYVKNYLKVNFKIFNKSYLRYLLCSLPFFAIKYIFPKENFNIYIYFIINIITFAFFYLTSLIILKDENILKIKNKIFNK
- a CDS encoding GNAT family N-acetyltransferase, with product MLKGKKVGLSAIEEADLKVLLDWRNKSEYRQYFREYRELNMSQQKEWFFSKVIKDDSTLMFGIIELETNKLIGVCGLCYINWVNGNADLSLYIGKNDCYIDDTGLAEESCEILFKYAFTELRLNRIWTEIYTIDEKKIALYKKLGMNIDGTLRESYFYNGKFMDSYIFSILKKEFLL
- a CDS encoding N-acetylneuraminate synthase family protein, yielding MKIGNKEILKKGKPFFIADIAANHDGDLERAYKLIELAKEAGADVAKFQNFNAKTIVSKKGFETLGKQLSHQANWKKSVYEVYKDASINPDWTELLKRKCDEVGIEYMTSPYDYASVDLVDPYVNAYKIGSGDITWTEILKYILSKNKPILLATGASSMEDVDRAMDILKENQNIVLMQCNTNYTASTENFKYINLNVLKKYEEKYPNAILGLSDHTKGFATVLGAIALGAVVIEKHFTDDNDREGPDHKFAMNPKTWREMVDASLELYYSLGDGIKRIEKNEEDTAMVQRRGIYITKSLKAGHILSREDLIALRPIKIDGIQPYEIDLLLGKKLTKNIESDSYLTWKDVE